TCGTCCCTCCCTCTCGGGGATGACAATTTTTGGAGTAGCGCTCGCTTTTTACCGTAGCTTGGCTATACCAAGCGTTCCCTTATCCCGAAGAGAGGCGAAGCCGAACGTTCCGTATTCCGTAGCTAGGCAACGCCTAGCGTTCCCTTACCCAACTCTTTTTTGCAATCACTTTTGGATGAATTTGATAAGCGACTCCTAAATTTTCAAATCAAAATAAGTCCACTAAAAACACCGTTACCCGATATGATACGGATCAATTTTGCTTGTGCAGACGCGGTTAATATTTCCTCAGTTTGTTTTAAAATCATACTGAAGGAAAAAACATGAAGATGTTTAAAATCCCAGAGAGCATCTACTTTGGCGAGGATGCCATGAACGCTCTCAAAACCCTACAAGGACGCAAAGCCGTTATCGTAACGGGCGGTAGCTCGATGAAAAAGTTTGGCTTTATCGCACAAACTCAAGCACTACTTGGTGAAGCGGGCATCGACTCTCTAGTATTTGACGGTGTCGAGCCCAATCCATCGGTGCAAACCGTAGTAAAAGGCGCACAAGCAATGCGAGATTTTGAGCCTGATTGGATCATCGCAATTGGCGGCGGCTCGGCTTTAGACGCGGCGAAAATTATGTGGTGTTTCTATGAGCACCCACAATTGGGATTTGAAGACATTATTCCGGTTGGTTCAATGCCAGCGTTGCGTAACAAAGCCAAATTCGTTGCTATCCCTTCAACCAGTGGTACCGCATCGGAAATCACTGCATTTTCAGTAATCACTGACTTAGAAAACCATATTAAGTACCCGATCGTCTCATCACATATTGTGCCTGACGTAGCAATTATCGACCCTGCACTGCCCGCTAAAATGCCACCACATATTACCGCAAACACGGGTATGGACGTTATGGCGCACGCATTAGAAGCATTTGCTTCAACCGTTGCAAATGATTATTCAGACCCACTGGCGATGCGCGCGGTGAAGCTAGTATTTGAAAACATAGAGACTGCCTACCAGCAAGGCGACGATATGACCGCACGAGACAATATGCACAACGCTTCAACTCTTGCGGGAATGGCATTCTCAAATGTCTCGCTTGGTTTGGTTCACTCACTCGCACACAAAATCGGTGGCGAATTTGGTGTTACTCATGGTTTAGCCAACGCAATCTTGATGCCTTACATCATTGAATATAACAAACAGTCAACTGACAAATACGCTGAGATTGAGCGCTACCTTGGCATTGATGCAATTGAAAATGAGCTACGTTCACTGAACACTAAATTGGATATCCCACTAACGTTCAAAGAGGTAACCGAAGTTGAAATCACAGAAGAAGCATTTCTAGCTGTGCTGGATCGCATGAGCCAAAATGCGTTCGACGACCCTTGCACACTCACTAACCCGGGCACGCCAAGCCCTGAGGATGTTAAAGAAATTTACCGCCGCGCTTACTTTGGCGAGTAGTTTCTCAGACACTCCATTTATTACCAAACTTCCCTTACTTACTACCTAGGTAGTGATGTTTGCCCCGCTTAGCGGGGCTTTTTTCTGCTCAACTTTGTTCAAATATCGACATAAGATTTAGCAAAACATCACTATATTATTATTTCCCAAAAAGCAATAAAACATCAAAACCGAGCTTAAATTAAAAATACAATTATCAAAGAATCGATTTGTTGACATTATTTTTTGGAAGCAAAACCATTTAAAAATAAACATCAAGTAAAACATTCTTATTATTTAAACAGAGGTTAAACATAATAAAAAAGTATCAGTCTGAATGATAGAGTACAGGAAAATCTTGAATACCCAAGCGGCATTATAGTTAAAAAGGACTGAGTATGAATTATAAAGCGATTACAGCTACCCTATTAACGAGTTTAGTCTCATTTTCCATCTGTGCAGAAGCCGAACATAAACTAGGCTTAAAAGGCAACTATATCAACCAAGACGCGTCTAATGATCTTCTCACGGGTAAATCGAGCGACAGTACTTTTGGCTATGGTGTTGAGTATACTGCTCTATTACCCTTTTCTACCTCTCCTGACAATAAAGCCAAAGTGGGGCTAAACTTAAGCTTCGACGCCTTCGAACTCAAACACAATATATTTGGTGGCTCTAACAATTTAGGTTCTGATTTTGATGTCTTCACTATCGCACCTATCTTTGCGTATTCGATTGACAACAACATCGATGTATACACAAAAATTGGCATGGCTTTCTGGGATGCTAGTTTGCTACTGGACGAAATACCATATTCCGCTAGTTTGGATGGGGAAGATATCGTATTTGGTATAGGTGCGACTTACCAGTCTTCCAATGGTGCCTATTCTGGCATTGAAATTACCAAACAAGAATATAGTGATTCAGGATTTTCATCTGACACTATGATACTCACCATTAAAGCCGGCTTCAAATTTGGTGGTCATTAATAACAAATCGCTTTGCGCGATAATATCCTGAATCGCTTTCATTAATTATTGAGCTTGTTTTTGAATACAAATCACATGACTAATTCTTAATATCGAAAATTCCCGAAATCAATCGTGGAATATTCTAACTAATTGCCGCTGTAGCTAGGCGACCAGTGAGAAAAGCCTCTGAGCACAGGTTCACTATGTGATGAGGTTTTCGAGTGCCAGTCAACAACGCTACAGAAGCAAATCAGCAATGTTCTAGTGCGCAATCCGTACGTACACGGGTAATACTCTAACTAGTTGCCGCTGTAGCTAGGCGACCAGTGAGAAAAGCCTCTGAGCATAGTTCTACTATGTGATGAGGTTTTCGAGTGCCAGTCAACGACGCTACAGAGATAAATCAGAAATGTGCTAGTGCGCGCAATCCGCGCGTACACGGGTAATACTCTAACTAGTTGCCTCTGTAGCTAGGCGACCAGTGAGAAAAGCCTCTGAGCATAGATCTACTATGTGATGAGGTTTTCGAGTGCCAGTCAACAACGCTACAGAGGCAAATAGGACGAGTATTTAGAGCATCAGGAATAGTAGGACCGACACCGCTAAACCCACACCCAACACTAATGGATACGCTTTAGCACTAATATCACGCGCCATTTCTGGCTGAGTAAACTCTTGTTGCTCACTTGGTTGCTCTGCTTCTGTTGGCTGAAGCTCTTCTTCGCCGGCACCAAACAGCGCCATCACTTCCTCGGTCGTTTTGGCTTGTAGCAAGGCTTCACGGAACTCATCTTCTACCAATGAAGAAGTTAGCGTGGTCAGCACTTGCATGTGAGTTGAACCAGCTTCGGCTGGCGGAATAGCCAGTAGGAAGATCATATTGACTGGCTCATCACCATCTAGACCTTGCCATTGCAGTTCATCTTTAACAAACGCGCAGGCAAACACCGGCTCAGTAACGGCGATAGACTTACCGTGCGGCACCGCTAGGTACTCACCTAATGCGGTTGGACCTTCTTCTTCACGCAGTAGAACGGCATCTAAAAACTGTTGGCGATTAGTCAGTTTACCGGCTTGATCAATTCGGTCGGTTAGCGCATTAATCGCCTCGAAACGGTCAGTAAACACCGCATCAAGCATGATCAAGTTTTCAGAAGTAAGTTGTGCTAATTTCATCTGCGGCTCCTATTAGTTTGCTAGCCAAACAAATTGATATGGGTTTAGAGTAAATTGTGCATCGAACGTGTCACCTGAAACTAGGTCGCGCCCACCAGCTGCTAAAGTCACGTCTTGCGCTGCCTCAGAGAGGTTAACCACAAAGCGAATCGCCTCGTCACCTTCACCACGCTGCAAGCCAAATAGCTGCGGCGATAGCTCCAGCACTTGTTGCTGCGAGGTTGGAGCAAACGCATGTTGCTGTTTACGCAGTGACAATAGGCGAATCATCTCGTTATAAATTCGATGACGCAATGAGCCCTCTTCTGTCAGTTCCGCTTCTAGTTGTTCAAGCTCAAACTTCTCACGGTTGATACGACGGTTAATTCCAGACTCCACCATACCTTGCACGTCGTTCTCACTACCCAATAGGCTGTGGTAGTAAACCGCAGGTACACCGACAAATGAAAGTAAGATCGCTTGCGCAGCCAGGAATTTGTTTGCCTTGGTTGCAACATCATCTTCAGGCTCAGTGATTGCACTTAGGTAGTTAATATTTAACTCGTATGGCGATTGTGTCCCATCACCATTGTGCTTGTAGTTAACGCGACCGCCTTTACGCTCGACTTGCTCGCACATCATTTGACGATCTTGGTTGGTTAAAATGCCTTCCGTTGGGCGGACACCAATACCATCATGGCTCGCTAGGAAGTTGAAGTAGGTCGTCTTACGCCCTTCTTCAAGCGATGCCATCGCTTCTGCCGTTAAACCTTTTGCCCATTGCGTTAATACTTGGCTGTCTTGGCATAGGAACGCATGTAACGTCAGTGGCGGCAGTGGGAACTGATACACCATGTGCGCTTCATTGCCGTTGCCAAAGTAAGAGATGTTCTCTTTGTGCGGTACGTTAGTTTCCGTAATAAGCAAGCTACCTGGCATCACTTCGTCTAACACAATACGCCATAACTTGATGATCTCATGCGCCTCCGGCAAGTGAATACAGCTGGTATTCAGCACTTTCCAAATAAAACCGATCGCATCAAGACGAATTGAACGACCACCGTTAGCCGCATACATCAACAAGATATCGATACTCTCTAACAACACTTTTGGCGAGTGGAAGTTAATATCAATTTGGTCATCTGAGAACGTCGTCCAGACGTGAGCGGTTTCGCCATTGGCTTTGGTAAATGGGGTCAGCAACGGCAGCGCACGAGGACGAGTAACGCTTGAGTAATCCAAACTAGGGTCTGAGACAACAAAGTAGTCTTGGTAAGCTTCATCACCCGCGAGGAAGCGTTGGAACCAATCACTGCTTTGCGAGATGTGGTTGATCACGCAGTCGTACATCAAATCAAAGTTTTCAGCTAACACATTTAACTCCGCCCAATCACCTAGGTTTTCATCCACTTTGCGGTAATCGACAACGCTAAAACCATCGTCTGACGTATACGGGAACATCGGCAGAATATGAATGTTGCTGATGGCGTCTTTTAGATACTTATCAGAAAAACGCTTCATCGTTTGTAGCGTTGGCTCATTGCCACTGCGGAAGCTATCGCCATATGTGATTAGGTATGAGCTAGTTTGGTCTACCCAGTTAGGATATTGCGGCGCTTTACCGCGCCATTTTTCAACCAGCACTAGAATATCAGCAGTAATCGACTCAGCTTGCGCCTCGCCGTACAGTTGCGCCACTTTGGTATAGATTTGTTGTTTGATCATTTTATTATTCCTAACCCGAGACTTAAATTTTAAAACTGACACGCAAGTCGATGGTGTTATTTGGTTTCACTTGCCACGCTTGCTCTGCACTTTGCTCAACAAGCTGTTCACGATGGTTCACTCGCTCCACTTGGGCAAAGTGGGCAAATGCTGTGCTATCTATGGAAATTGCCTGCTCTGTTGGGTTGTATAGACGCACTATCACAGCGTTATCCTGATAGAACGAGTGACCCACACTCGACAGTTGCAGCGCTTGTTCTAGTTCAAATAGGCTAAAGCGTTGGCTCACTTCTCGCGTATCAAAACGAACTTGGAAACGCTCTAAACGGTTTTCAAAACTGTTCAGCGTCTGCTTTTGATAACTAAATGGCGTATCCAAAAACTCTTGCTCTAAACGGCGAACCGTGTGGTGGCTGGCTTCTTCGCTCAACGCAATTGAAAAGTTGAACGTCATCGCTTTTTGTAGCTGGGCATCCGGTGTATAAACCACCGTATTATTGATGCCTGAAGCGCGTCCCGGACGCCATAGCAAGTCATCTTTACCAAGTCGACCTGTCGATTTGAATAGCGTTAATGCAATCGCATTAGATTTGCGGTTCACATGTGAGTTGTCCGCGGTCAGGATCTGGAACTCTTTAATACCACGACCATTGACGATCATCGCTTTACCCGTTTCGGCAATCGCGACGGCTCCATCAGTCGTCTCGATATCAATTGGACATTCACGAAAACGCTCTCGCCAGCCCTCAACGGAAGGAGCAACGGGGCGCGTCATCAAAGCGAACGGTTGAGTGCTGATCGATTCAGTGGTGTTAACATCCGAATTAATCACCACACGTACGCGGTGATCACACACTTGGTTAATGGTGTCGATATCTACACGCAGCTGCTGCTCACCTTGGACAAGGTTCAAGGTAATATCAAAACTTGCCAATGCGGTTTTATCACCTGCCACTCGCGCAGCTAAGTCTTGTGGTAATGCAAGCTCTGTACGCAGTGACATGCTTTGTGTCATCTCACCTTGCGTCACGCTCAGGCAAGTCATCTCAGCACAAGTTAACGGTGTATCACCTTCAAGTGGTGAGAAGTCATAAGAGTCGCCATCATCGGCTTGCTCTTCAAAGCTTAAAAGCTGTTTGATAACTCGTCCTGACAGCTTATCTTCTAGACTTAGCTGACCATCAACAAAGCTCACTTTTAGCGCTTGGTTTTCAATGCTTACACACTGCTCTGCTGCTTGTGCTTGTGCTTGTGCTATCGTCGCAGGCTCAGTCGCAACGACTTGGAAGACTTGGTAACCTAATGCAGGCAGATCTTGCACTGCGACATTAAGCTCAAAGCGGTAGTACGGTGGTACGTCAACTTCACGCTCACCATCTTTCGTCACTTCAATCACTTTACCGCCATCAAGTGTTTCACGGCGGATAATTTCACTTTCAAGACGCTTGGTCCCATCACTCAATGCAATATGTTCAGCTTTAGAGAAGGCAACCACTTTAGCTACGCCTGAATATGTCGTTGGACGCGAGTTGAAGACCATCACTTCGCTGTCTTGGCAAGCGTTGCTAGCAATCTCTTTGACCACCAAGTTGTATAAGCCGTGGCAGATTTCTTGTGCTTGCTTTAGGCGATGCATAATGTCAGCGTTGGTCGCATCGCTGTTGCAACCACCCATACTGTCATGCGCATGGCACTCTAGGATCTTCTTCCAAGCCACATCGACTAGCTCTGTGTGCACGGTAATGCCTTGCGCTTTAGCAATCGCAATCACCACTTCTAGCTTCTTAACTAAGAACTGCTCGATTTCAAAGTTGAGCTTTTTGATGTCATAACGAACCGAACCGATGGTTTTGTGGATACGGGTGTAACGTGGCGCTTTAAACTCCCCGTGGTAGGTTTCGAATTCTTCACTGTTGTGGCGCAAGTACTCAACAAAGTTCTCCATTGACGAAATCGTATAGATATCGCCTGCTGGTGAGCGTTCAGTCGCCGCTGCCAGTGTCGCTGGCAAATTTGGATCAATATTAACTTGGTCACCACCGGATGGGATCAGTACTTCATCCAAACCAGATTGCGCTTTGATTTTCTCTACCATTGGGAAGATTTTTTTATCCAGATGATCCGCATCTGGCACAATGTTTTTCGCCGCACCATAGCCATGCACTAGGTTGTAAGCGTAGATAGTATCGCCACCAGCGGAATGCCAATGGAAATGCGATTTTTCAACTTGTTGGTCGTAATCAATCCCGCGCCAGAAAACGATATTGTCAATGCCCATGCCTTTAAACAGCGTTGGCATTTGCGCGTTATGACCAAAGGTATCCGGCAGGTAACCTACCGTCATGCTGTGTCCCATTTCCTCGGCAATATGCATGCCGTACTTTAGGTTACGAATGATCGACTCAGCACCAACGTTATAGGTATCGGTTTGAGTGTACCAAGGACCGACAAAGAGCTTCCTCTCGCTGATCAGCTTGCTCATGCGCTCACGCATGTGTGGCAGCACTTTCAAGTAATCTTCAACAATCGAAGATTGACCATCTAAGTGGTAACAGCTGTAACTCGGTTGGTTTTCTAGCGTCTCAATAACTTTAGTGAAGTTATAGGTGGCAAGCACGTCACTGTCTTGCTGAGTAAAATACCACTCACGGTCCCAGTGAGTGTGTGGGATGACATGTACTTTAGCCATAGGGAAAATCTCTTCTACTTAACTTGAGCCCCTTGATGTTGCTGCAGTGTTGACTGACAAAACATCAAGCATGTGGGTTTGTTTTTCTTAGTGCTTATTGCGAGTCGCAAAAGCTTATGTGTGAGTTATTCAAAAGAGGGGCGAGTGCATCGCCCCAGTGACGTGTTATGCGTTTGCGTTGTCCGGCTTAGTGCATAGCAGCAATGCTACAGCGATAAAGCTTGAACCGATGAGTACTGAAATGGTGTAGCTGATTGGGTCTGAAGATAGGAACCAACCCCAAACTGCTGGTAGTGGCAGGCTTTGCCATACGTTCAGTAGTACACCCACTTGCGTACCGATGATTGAACCTAAGATCATGATTGGAATCATTTTTGGGTTCTTAAGAATGAATGGGATCGCGCCTTCTGAAATACCAATTAGACCCAGCATTAGCGATGTTTTACCAACAGTTTGCTCTTCACTTGAGAACACTGGCTTACGGAATTTGCCATCTAGTAGAGCAGCAATACCAACGCCGATTGGTGGAATAACAATACCCAACTCACGCGCCAGTAGGTCAAAACCTTCGCCCATGCCATTTAAGCCTAGTGCTACCGAACCTGCTGCTTTGTTGATAGGGCCGCCCAAGTCAAATGCGGTACCCGCTGCGATAACCATTGAGTAGATACCACGACCGGCATCACCTGCTTGAGTGAACAGTTCGATCATCGCCATGTTTAACGCGCCAAAGAATGGGTTGATCGCGTATTCCATGGTCAGCACCATCACCACACCAGTAATTGCTGGCACGAGTAGCATGGTTTTTAGCGTCGTCAGTTCAGTCTTAACCTTGATGGTGTCGTTAAGGTAACGAACGAGGTAACCCACTAGGAAACCAATCGCAATCGCACCAAAGAAGCCCGATGGCGCCCAGCCTTCTAGGTCAAAGAAGCGTTTGTACACTTCATCACTCATGATGCCGCCAATAAAGGCAGGGATAAGCGCAGGTTTACCGGCAATAGAATAAGCTAGGTACGCCGCGAAAATTGGGTACATAAACTTGATGGTCATAAAACCAAGCTTATCTAGTGTTTGGATTGGCGTACCGGAGATATCGATGAACTCACCAGTGATCTTTGCCACTGCCATCAACAAACCACCCAATACCACCACAGGTAGCATGTAGCTGATACCCGTCATGATGTGACCAATCGCCACTTGGTAAGCTGAACGTTTCTCTTCAACGACTTGCGCGCCGCCTTCGCTCTTCTCTTTACCAAGGTTAAATACGGTCGGCAGTAGCTCATCGACACGTTTGATCAGCTCTTGAGTGCGCACTTTCAGTGGATTGGCGTTATCAAAACGCTCCATTTCCATAATTGGCACGTCGATAGCTAAAACCACACCGTCCGCTGTCGCGATATCGTGTGCAGTTAACTTGTTTTTCACCCCGTCGCTGCCTTGGGTTTCGACTTTCACTTCGTAACCTTGCTGCTCTGCCCAGCTTTGAATTTTCTTCGCCGCCATAAAAGTGTGTGCAATGCCGGTAGGGCAAGCGGTCACTGCAACAATTTTTTTCTTCGCCATGGTTTTTCACCGTTATATTTATTTGACTGCTGGCAGTATATTTTCCAGTGATGTATCAAGATACTGTTTCATGGTACAAGCCATGTATGACGATACTTTTGTGAAGCGCATCAAGGAAAAATATGCCGATTTCGCGCCTAATAGCAGCCAATTCGTTCCTAATTAAGTGTAAGTGATGAACACCTTTAAGGGCATTGAGCGAGCTATCTACGAATACCTCATTACCCATGCCAACGAGCTGCATGAAATTTCAGCCAAAACCATCGCCAATAAAGCGTTGACGACGACGACGTCGGTTAATCGTGTGTGTAAGAAAATGGGCTATGCCAGTTACACAGAACTGCGCTATAAACTGGTACAAGATCTGCGTAAGCAGACGGTGGTAGGTGAGGAAGAAGAGTCACAATCACAGCGTATTACGCTGGTTGCTCAAGCGCTAAATAGCTCGCCAGTGGTTTATCTTTATTCGCGTGGCGCATCGATTGTCAGTGTTACTTATCTTTCGCGTTTTCTATCGCTCGCCAATATTCCACACTTAGTGATCACCGACATCCACCAACTCGCACGCGCAGAAAAAGGTACTTTAGTGGTGGTGAGTAAATCCGGCGAAACGCAAGCCGTGGTGGATATGGCACACAACGCCAAACGTAAAGGGTTGAAGGTATTTGCCATCAGCCATCTCGGCTCTACGCTAGCTTCTATCGCCAACACTAACCTCGATTTGGAAGAGCAAGTCGACGGTATCTCGCCATACAGCCGCGAATCACAGATTCAGATTTTGAAGATTATTGATTTGATAGGAAAAACCTTGCTGGAAGGTTGAAGAGCCGCGTTCACGTATGAGTATTAATATCGGTGATTAAGACTTCGGACTAAATTCATTTTATGGTGTCTGTCCCTATAAAACTTTTTGAAGTGTCTGTCCCTTCAACTTTTAATACGACTGTCCTTATAATTTCCAACCAAAGAAAAACCCACTCAAAGTGGGTTAGTTACTAGCGCATTTAAGCGGGTACAAATCTATTTAGGACGATTTTGGAAAGCAATTTTTGAAGGGACAGACACTCTAAAAGCACCACTGAACTTTTGATGCCACCTTCTATAGTGTCTGTCCCTTTATCATTAATCGAGCTGACAACCCTTGCTGCTATTAACTTTCTGGATAGACTGTTTTGAATCTTTCCAATACCAAAAGCATGTTATCTGATGGCTCTATGTTGAGCTCCTCACACTCTTTTGAGAAGAAGTTCCAATGTGCTTTTCGCCACCAAGTTAAGCTTTTATCACCCTCACCTTCTGCGGCAGCAAATTCATCGGTAACTTTGTCGAACTGGCACGTCGTTACTGAGGTAACCTCAATGATACAAACAGGTTCACCGTTCCAGTTAGTCACCACTTGGAGATGACCGACTTCAGGCATTGACTCGCCTTTTTCACTATACCAGTACTCTAAACTGCAAGATGCTCGCTTCTCCCCTCGCAAGATAAGATCCGCACAAATGTTGGCATTATATTCATCTGCGCAAAAGTAGTCTGAGCTAAATGAAATATACTTAGCGGCAACCTCTTCCGGTAACAGACCAAGGTATTGTTTTAGAAACAAGTGACTTCTTTCATCCATGACTCAAAATTCCTGATTGAGAAAACATATATCGAGTTACTTTATAGTGTCTGTCCCTATTAGGAAACACCTGTTAAGAAACAAGATTATTAAAAGGACATACATTACAAAAACTCTGCTGAAATTTATCCAACTCCAGCCAATATTGACTTGGTGAAGTCAGAAATTTGAAGGAAAAGTGCTTTTTTGTGTTTTAGCTGGCGCCAATAGGCTTAAGAACTGAATAATTAACGAACTAAGCTGGCTAGCATCCATCGATGCTAGCTATTTGAATGTAGAGGTGAAGAGAGAGCGAATAATACTTATCCATCCAAACGTAACAAATGTATCCGCCTCTTACTCAAGCCATTTCTTACTTGCTCTAAATTGTGTACACCCCCAATTACTGCCGCTCTCTGCCTTTCCAAATTCGTACAAACCTTGATCCAAGTTGTTTGGTTGATATTAAGTCGCTGCAATATTGATGGAGTATCCGCACTTAATGAAGCCTTATCGTCTCGATATTGGCGTGCTGTCCAATCCACCAGTTCAATATAATCAACTAATCGAAAAGGTATGCCGTCTAACATTGTATTGGTTGGATTACCGATAAATGGATATAAACAAGGAGCGGTTTCTTGTTGGTGATCTAGTGCCTCAAACCTAGCTTGAATTGATGTAAACTCAGATGCTTCAGGAGTCTCGGCAATGCCCGACCGCAAGGGATTTAAATCCACATAAGCCATTGCCGCTGCTAATGCTTTTTCATCCAACAGAGCTTGGCTTTTAAACCGACTCTCCCAAAAATGACCCTTACACTCATCTTCTCGATTCGCCCGACAAGCAATATCAAAATTAAGCTCTTTCATAAACCAACTTAGGCTCCACAAACGAGAGCGCCACGAATCAATAAGTGTCATACACGCTTCAAGTTCGGCATCACTGGTTAATTGATTCTCTAGCCAACGCACCACCAAATATGGAAGCTTGTGTTCTTGCTGCCAACGCTCTACGACCTCATCGTTCGATAAACTCAGCGCTTTCTCTCGATTAACATGCACAACCAGGTGGTAGTGATTACTCATAACTGCGTACGCACAAATATCGATACAATATACCTTCGCAAGCGCATACATCTTTTGTTTTATCCACTCACGTCGATGCTCATAATTTTGCTCTGTTAAGGGGTCAACGCCACATAAGAAACTGCGTCGAACACAGCGAGAAACACAGTGATAATATGGGGTTACATCTACGGATATCTGTTGATTTCTTGCGGTTGTCATAGTGAGCCTCTCGATAGAGTTAACTCACTCCAGAATAAGGCGTCGTAAAACAAGAACAACG
The genomic region above belongs to Vibrio ponticus and contains:
- a CDS encoding ASCH domain-containing protein; translated protein: MDERSHLFLKQYLGLLPEEVAAKYISFSSDYFCADEYNANICADLILRGEKRASCSLEYWYSEKGESMPEVGHLQVVTNWNGEPVCIIEVTSVTTCQFDKVTDEFAAAEGEGDKSLTWWRKAHWNFFSKECEELNIEPSDNMLLVLERFKTVYPES
- a CDS encoding transposase, with amino-acid sequence MTTARNQQISVDVTPYYHCVSRCVRRSFLCGVDPLTEQNYEHRREWIKQKMYALAKVYCIDICAYAVMSNHYHLVVHVNREKALSLSNDEVVERWQQEHKLPYLVVRWLENQLTSDAELEACMTLIDSWRSRLWSLSWFMKELNFDIACRANREDECKGHFWESRFKSQALLDEKALAAAMAYVDLNPLRSGIAETPEASEFTSIQARFEALDHQQETAPCLYPFIGNPTNTMLDGIPFRLVDYIELVDWTARQYRDDKASLSADTPSILQRLNINQTTWIKVCTNLERQRAAVIGGVHNLEQVRNGLSKRRIHLLRLDG